The Littorina saxatilis isolate snail1 linkage group LG15, US_GU_Lsax_2.0, whole genome shotgun sequence genome contains a region encoding:
- the LOC138948030 gene encoding G-protein coupled receptor GRL101-like → MMITAVAVVGNVVWVVLKVCVLRTAFVTPVDILLTNLHVMDLLMGLYSLVVVIADLSYRERYFSVREEWTVSTACTCAGILALVSYMATGLTSCTITLSGLLLTSKARQALSRRQAILCCLLTWSLSLLVTLLPYLLGWQVHGHTDNCIPLAHKVRTFQGRAYLFVFMIVLHLVIALLSAGGQVSLYWLKDTQDDFHLSVTDRSLKMAEATRGSLLVLVDSLRRLAVGVIGTAGFAGGSVPDDINVFFAVFLLPTNAALNPLLYAVSVVTERKRLATEQRLLERLSRMRAQQAPKSKS, encoded by the exons atgatgatcacgGCGGTGGCGGTGGTGGGCAACGTGGTGTGGGTGGTGCTGAAGGTGTGCGTGCTGCGGACCGCCTTCGTCACACCTGTGGACATCCTGCTGACCAACCTACACGTCATGGACCTGCTGATGGGGTTGTACTCCCTGGTGGTCGTCATCGCTGACCTGTCCTACAGGGAGCGATACTTCTCCGTCAGGGAGGAGTGGACAGTCAGCACGGCGTGCACGTGTGCAG GTATCCTGGCGCTGGTGTCCTACATGGCCACAGGGCTGACCTCATGCACCATCACACTCAGCGGACTCCTCCTCACATCCAAGGCGCGACAGGCGTTGTCACGGCGACAGGCCATCCTGTGCTGCCTCCTCACCTGGTCCCTCTCCCTCCTCGTCACCCTCCTGCCCTACCTGCTGGGCTGGCAGGTGCACGGACACACCGACAACTGTATCCCCCTGGCGCACAAGGTTCGAACCTTCCAGGGCCGAGCTTACCTGTTCGTCTTCATGATCGTTCTGCATCTGGTTATCGCTCTCCTCAGCGCTGGTGGGCAG GTGTCGCTGTACTGGCTGAAGGACACGCAGGACGATTTCCACCTCTCCGTCACAGACCGATCTCTCAAGATGGCGGAGGCGACACGTGGCAGTCTCCTCGTTCTCGTCGACAGTCTGCGCCGTCTGGCAGTGGGCGTCATTGGAACTGCCGGCTTCGCGGGGGGCTCTGTGCCAGACGACATCAACGTCTTTTTCGCCGTCTTCCTCCTCCCCACCAACGCCGCCCTCAACCCCTTGTTGTATGCGGTTAGCGTGGTGACGGAGAGAAAGCGACTGGCCACAGAGCAGCGCCTGCTGGAGCGCCTGTCGCGCATGAGAGCGCAGCAGGCTCCGAAGAGTAAGAGCTGA
- the LOC138948031 gene encoding phospholipase A2 inhibitor beta-like — protein MDLPNLRTLDLSTNYIFRLDGNAFRTLNNLRVLDLSNNLIAELDMDVFVEMDNLRHLTLSSNPVSHIFKGGSEAKHPNLQSLEISRAPLELFSGDSLSSFSGLTRLNLSLNAIVAINETGFTATPGLVTLDLRGNPLKVCLCVYTAVCLVVNVVRTP, from the coding sequence ATGGACCTGCCCAACCTGAGGACCCTGGACCTCAGCACTAATTACATCTTTCGGCTTGACGGGAACGCCTTCAGGACGCTCAACAACCTGAGGGTTCTGGATTTGAGCAACAACCTCATCGCGGAGCTTGACATGGATGTTTTCGTGGAGATGGACAATCTGAGACATCTGACTCTCTCATCCAACCCTGTCAGTCACATCTTTAAAGGCGGGTCAGAAGCCAAGCATCCTAATTTGCAGTCACTGGAGATATCGAGAGCCCCCTTGGAGCTGTTCAGCGGCGACAGCTTGTCCTCTTTCTCGGGCCTGACGCGCCTGAACCTTTCCCTCAACGCCATCGTCGCAATCAATGAAACTGGGTTCACCGCCACGCCGGGCTTGGTCACACTCGACCTGCGCGGAAACCCTCTcaaggtgtgtctgtgtgtctatacaGCTGTGTGTCTTGTAGTTAATGTTGTACGAACCCCCTga